The following are encoded together in the Pseudoxanthomonas sp. YR558 genome:
- a CDS encoding DUF3658 domain-containing protein, producing the protein MTPADDQDDPPLDADDLRAVAALTEDDLLAIDRAILASSSANWRKVALVVAIAMDAYPDQYYDVPDVFYSQRLRDLVSAGHLEAQGNLYRMRFSEVRLTLAGLDSEA; encoded by the coding sequence ATGACTCCAGCCGACGACCAAGATGATCCGCCGCTCGATGCGGACGATCTGCGGGCGGTTGCCGCGCTCACTGAGGATGACCTTCTTGCCATAGATCGAGCCATTCTGGCCAGTAGCAGCGCAAACTGGCGAAAAGTCGCCCTTGTTGTAGCGATCGCAATGGACGCATATCCGGACCAGTACTACGACGTTCCAGATGTCTTCTACAGCCAACGCCTCAGAGATCTAGTCTCGGCTGGTCATCTGGAGGCACAGGGCAATCTGTACCGCATGCGTTTCAGTGAGGTTCGCCTTACTCTCGCCGGCCTCGACAGTGAGGCCTAA
- a CDS encoding DUF2306 domain-containing protein, producing MKLFGTIWFYILAIGVAGYAVFAYGFMPLGSLVHPDMKINFLAHKMGIYTHVFASLVALSLSPFQFSSRLRSTRHKLHRIIGRTYLGVGVALGGLSGLYMSAFAFGGYVAKLGFACLAVCWLFTGLRAFQSIRMGAVQEHRKWVVRNVSLTLAAVTLRIYLPSSMIAGIPFELAYPVIAWLCWVPNLLVAELAFAGTYNKSFKPKSLRGSA from the coding sequence ATGAAACTATTCGGCACGATCTGGTTCTATATCCTCGCCATCGGCGTTGCAGGCTACGCCGTCTTCGCCTATGGCTTCATGCCATTGGGATCTCTGGTTCATCCCGACATGAAGATCAATTTCCTTGCTCATAAGATGGGCATCTACACGCACGTATTTGCGTCTCTTGTTGCTCTTTCACTTAGCCCGTTTCAGTTCTCTAGCCGGCTTCGAAGCACTCGCCACAAGTTGCACCGGATCATTGGTCGCACTTATCTCGGCGTTGGCGTTGCTCTAGGCGGCCTGTCTGGCCTGTACATGTCCGCATTTGCTTTCGGTGGTTATGTTGCAAAGCTTGGCTTTGCTTGCCTGGCTGTTTGCTGGTTGTTTACAGGGCTGCGCGCTTTCCAATCAATCCGGATGGGTGCGGTACAAGAGCACCGCAAATGGGTCGTCCGCAACGTCTCTCTCACCCTTGCCGCCGTTACGTTGCGCATCTACTTGCCCTCCTCCATGATCGCTGGCATTCCGTTTGAGCTTGCGTATCCCGTTATAGCGTGGCTCTGCTGGGTTCCGAATCTGCTCGTGGCGGAGTTGGCCTTCGCTGGGACGTATAACAAGTCATTCAAGCCGAAGTCGCTGCGCGGCTCGGCTTAG
- the lolD gene encoding lipoprotein-releasing ABC transporter ATP-binding protein LolD — protein MNESIRTAVIHAEALGKTYAEGKLRTPVFDGLELNVQPGETVAIVGASGAGKSTLLHLLGGLDTPTSGEVYVAGKKMSSLSDAARGQLRNTSLGFVYQFHHLLPEFTALENVMMPVMLGGAGTVDAAGRARALLESVGLGHRLEHKPGELSGGERQRAAVARALVNQPACVLGDEPTGNLDEKTAAVVFDLMLELNRAQKTSLVLVTHDRRLARRLDRVLELHEGKLRELATDAV, from the coding sequence ATGAATGAGTCCATCCGCACTGCGGTCATCCATGCCGAAGCGCTGGGCAAGACCTACGCCGAAGGGAAATTGCGTACACCGGTCTTCGACGGCCTGGAGCTCAACGTGCAGCCCGGCGAGACCGTGGCCATCGTCGGCGCGTCGGGTGCCGGCAAGAGCACGTTGCTGCACCTGTTGGGCGGGCTCGACACACCTACCTCCGGCGAGGTCTACGTGGCCGGCAAGAAGATGTCGTCGCTGTCGGATGCCGCGCGCGGCCAGTTACGCAATACGTCGCTGGGTTTCGTCTACCAATTCCACCATCTGCTGCCCGAGTTCACCGCGCTCGAGAACGTCATGATGCCGGTGATGCTGGGCGGCGCCGGTACGGTCGATGCAGCTGGGCGCGCGAGGGCATTGCTGGAGTCCGTGGGCCTGGGGCATCGCCTTGAGCACAAGCCTGGCGAACTGTCCGGTGGTGAACGCCAGCGTGCCGCCGTCGCCCGAGCCTTGGTCAACCAGCCTGCCTGCGTGCTCGGCGACGAGCCGACCGGCAACCTGGACGAAAAGACCGCTGCAGTCGTGTTCGACTTGATGCTCGAGCTCAATCGCGCGCAGAAGACCAGTCTGGTGCTGGTGACCCACGACCGTCGTCTGGCGCGTCGATTGGATCGTGTACTGGAGCTTCACGAAGGCAAGCTGCGCGAGCTGGCAACGGACGCGGTCTGA
- a CDS encoding DUF6228 family protein has product MEDSSFSIKSTSTDKELRFFGIGEYVFSVELRGAEIYAVREIYCPLGSSEFTQFFLRLASYDRPWPDIEQCTSLEGDFSISARCSALGVVKFSVSIHGLFGVPEEWKLSSELISELGQLPKIAAASGRFFDAAADT; this is encoded by the coding sequence ATGGAAGACTCCTCGTTCTCTATCAAATCCACTTCAACTGACAAGGAGCTTCGGTTCTTTGGCATCGGCGAGTACGTATTTTCTGTGGAGCTTAGAGGTGCCGAGATCTATGCAGTCCGAGAGATCTACTGTCCTCTTGGTTCATCCGAGTTCACTCAGTTCTTCTTGCGGCTCGCTTCCTATGATCGTCCTTGGCCTGACATCGAGCAGTGCACGTCGCTCGAGGGCGATTTCTCCATTTCTGCCCGATGCTCGGCTCTGGGGGTGGTGAAATTTTCTGTTTCAATCCACGGGCTATTTGGCGTTCCTGAAGAATGGAAGCTGTCGAGCGAACTGATCAGCGAGCTTGGCCAGCTCCCCAAGATTGCCGCGGCCTCTGGTCGTTTCTTCGACGCCGCGGCTGACACCTAA